From a single Cryptococcus deuterogattii R265 chromosome 5, complete sequence genomic region:
- a CDS encoding CAMK/CAMKL/AMPK protein kinase, which yields MASRPAPQAPTHYSRHRPQSITGNNAPQSRTKPRIGQYIVERTLGTGSFGKVKLATHAVTGHQVALKLINRSKITTPDMNARVKREIQYLKVLRHPHIIKLYEVITTPTDVIMVMEYAGEELFNYIVQKGKHGMTEDEARRFFQQMISAIEYCHKHHIVHRDLKPENLFLDSRRNIKIGDFGLSNLMTDGDFLKTSCGSPNYAAPEVISGKLYSGPEIDVWSAGVIMFVLLCGKLPFDDEHIPTLFKKIENGVFHIPSHVSEPARHLLKRMLEVDPLKRCTIAEIRQMPFFQENLPRYLQPLPELADMERYPALTMDDMTTLLLINEGQADPKKVAEDKGLVFTEDLGVIDPDIVAELLEKITTYSEGMVWEALKMPGDNQVKVAYQLVRDHRRILKDSNAYEDEDSSAMEEFMASSPPAWNADIAPPIDVHQNGADESPDLADVDLEIQDIPNAHFDVLDSSLPGWMTPPSSSTSAMSTPTTTHPTSLQNSVNPSCSSVASSATAEEAARALLSPTPSSASQSVTSFASHTPQPQPQRRLDKSMTKPKWHFGIRSRSPPMEVMLEIYRTLNVLGMQWRLKDIPLPDIGGAPPGGYSEEVEIVLDDLKDKNGERPAMGRKPPSKKDAMAQEKLAQGLYHVETRARYGDVMVRMDLQLYRVDDQHYLVDFRNLGYYMVSEKDMSLPDVSRQGHSHEEGASNAVGSVPSATSATAAGAKEAGIGGVSGPFHFLEMACQLIAELASG from the exons ATGGCTTCAAGACCAGCGCCGCAAGCGCCGACACATTACTCACGCCATCGTCCACAAAGCATCACCGGCAACAATGCGCCGCAATCTCGCACAAAGCCACGGATCGGCCAGTATATCGTCGAGCGCACGCTTGGTACTGGCTCTTTCGGCAAGGTCAAGT TGGCGACACATGCTGTGACGGGCCATCAAGTTGctctcaagctcatcaaccGCTCCAAGATAACAACGCCGGATATGAATGCCCGTGTCAAGAGAGAGATCCAATACCTCAAAGTACTCAGGCATCCTCATATCATCAAACT ATACGAAGTAATTACCACCCCTACAGATGTTATCATGGTCATGGAGTACGCTGGCGAAGAGCTTTTCAACTACATTGTCCAGAAAGGCAAGCATGGA ATgacagaagatgaagccCGAAGGTTCTTTCAGCAAATGATCAGTGCTATCGAGTACTGCCACAAGCATCACATCGTGCATCGTGATCTCAAACCTGAAAA CCTATTTCTTGACTCCCGACGGAATATCAAGATTGGTGATTTCGGTTTGTCCAATCTGATGACGGACGGTGACTTTCTCAAGACATCTTGTGGTAGTCCGAACTATGCCGCACCGGAAGTCATCTCTGGAAA ATTGTACTCTGGCCCGGAAATTGATGTCTGGAGTGCGGGAGTGATCATGTTTGTGTTGCTGTGTGGCAAGCTTCCATTTGACGATGAACATATTCCTACGCTCTTCAAAAAGATTGAAA ATGGGGTTTTCCACATCCCTTCACACGTCTCTGAGCCTGCTCGACACCTGCTCAAACGGATGCTCGAAGTCGATCCTCTTAAACGATGTACCATTGCCGAAATTCGACAgatgcccttcttccaggAAAACCTCCCTCGTTACCTTCAACCGTTACCCGAACTCGCCGATATGGAACGTTATCCCGCTTTAACCATGGACGATATGACGACATTATTGTTGATTAACGAAGGTCAGGCGGATCCTAAAAAAGTCGCGGAGGATAAGGGTTTGGTATTCACAGAGGATTTGGGAGTAATTGATCCGGATATAGTGGCAGAATTGTTAGAGAAGATTACGACGTATTCAGAGGGGATGGTTTGGGAGGCGTTGAAGATGCCGGGGGATAACCAAGTGAAGGTCGCGTATCAGTTGGTTAGGGATCATCGAAGAATTCTTAAGGATT CGAATGCGtacgaggatgaagattcATCTGCAATGGAAGAGTTTAtggcttcttcccctcctgCGTGGAACGCTGACATCGCC CCGCCCATAGACGTACATCAGAATGGTGCCGACGAATCCCCTGATCTTGCGGATGTCGATCTTGAGATTCAAGACATTCCAAACGCCCATTTTGATGTGCTTGACAGTTCTCTTCCTGGATGGATGACCC CTCCATCGTCCTCAACGTCCGCCATGTCCACACCCACAACCACCCATCCAACTTCTTTACAAAACTCTGTCAATCCTTCATGTTCTAGCGTCGCATCCAGTGCCACTGCAGAGGAGGCCGCCCGggctctcctctcccccacaccatcctctgcctctcaAAGCGTCACATCCTTTGCTTCTCACACGCCTCAACCGCAACCTCAAAGACGGCTTGACAAGAGTATGACCAAACCCAAATGGCATTTCGGTATCCGTTCGCGTTCACCTCCGATGGAGGTTATGCTCGAGATTTACAGGACGCTGAATGTACTCGGTATGCAGTGGCGTTTGAAAGATATCCCGTTACCTGATATTGGAGGAGCCCCGCCAGGAGGTTATtcggaagaggtggaaatCGTGTTGGACGACTTGAAGGACAAGAACGGCGAGAGGCCGGCGATGGGGAGGAAGCCGCCTAGTAAGAAGGATGCAATGGCCCAGGAAAAGCTGGCACAGGGGCTGTACCATGTAGAGACAAGGGCAAGATATGGCGATGTCATG GTTAGAATGGACCTCCAACTCTATAGAGTCGACGACCAGCATTATCTCGTAGACTTTAGAAATTTGGGATACTACATGGTCTCGGAAAAGGACATGTCGTTGCCAGACGTCTCGAGACAAGGGCACAGTcacgaagaaggagcatCGAATGCTGTAGGTTCTGTGCCTTCTGCGACGAGCGCGACCGCAGCGGGTGCAAAAGAGGCTGGAATCGGAGGTGTTTCTGGGcccttccactttttgGAGATGGCCTGCCAGTTGATTGCAGAGCTCGCAAGCGGATAA
- a CDS encoding uncharacterized protein (genome sequence mistake), with amino-acid sequence MSKLEPTLSSGSTESRGGIVGSDVNPYFPDPYGVHDPSARNVKAIPIPIPGKDRARDPPQIQQAAAQAQAQSKPSDLGAIVPVQEEGLKDDGLVDVPIQWNGGGRNVYVAGTWDGGWAKRIKLHRSTHDFNTTIRLPPGQYRLKFIVDDSWRCSKQISTAVDDDGTLVNWIEVEAPKTAEEIKAEWAMDSEPAAKEEDTDESQWTSEIPPALILYQYIEELPFRFHPDELSAFLKSVPYIPNVPAPPTLPRILDKVIVNNDSKRLWDSKDHKGQPGYQHAPPAGVDDNSMLAVPNHVVLNHLTASAIRNGTLGVGTTTRYRKKYITTMFFRDQPAPNEHPANQPVPQSAH; translated from the exons ATGAGCAAACTTGAACCAACTTTATCTTCTGGTTCCACAGAATCCAGGGGGGGGATAGTGGGATCGGATGTCAACCCGTATTTTCCTGACCCGTACGGTGTTCATGATCCAAGCGCGCGGAATGTGAAGGCGATACCTATCCCTATCCCCGGTAAGGATAGGGCACGAGATCCACCCCAGATCCAGCAAGCTGCTGCACAAGCACAGGCCCAATCTAAACCGTCTGATCTTGGAGCGATTGTCCCAGtacaggaggaaggattgaaggatgatgggcTGGTGGATGTGCCAATACAATGGAACGGAGGGGGTAGGAATGTGTATGTTGCGGGCACATGGGATGGTGGATGGGCGAAGCGGATCAAGCTTCATCGAAG TACACATGACTTCAACACCACAAttcgccttcctccaggTCAATACCGCTTGAAATTTATTGTCGACGACAGCTGGCGATGCTCCAAACAAATATCAACTGCAGTTGATGACGACGGTACATTAGTCAACTGGATTGAAGTGGAGGCGCCTAAAACAGCTGAAGAAATCAAAGCGGAATGGGCTATGGACTCTGAACCTGCtgccaaagaagaagaca CCGATGAATCACAATGGACAAGCGAAATCCCTCCCGCTCTTATTCTCTACCAGTACATTGAAGAACTTCCTTTCCGTTTCCACCCCGACGAGTTATCGGCCTTCCTCAAATCCGTACCATACATCCCCAACGTTCCAGCTCCACCCACCTTACCACGTATCCTCGATAAAGTCATTGTCAATAACGATTCAAAGAGATTATGGGACTCAAAAGACCATAAAGGGCAGCCGGGGTACCAGCACGCGCCTCCTGCCGGAGTAGATGACAACTCGATGCTTGCAGTGCCAAACCACGTCGTGTTGAATCACTTGACAGCGAGTGCAATTAGGAATGGAACTTTAGGCGTGGGCACAACCACTAGGTATCGAAAAAAG TACATCACTACTATGTTCTTCCGCGACCAACCGGCTCCAAATGAACATCCAGCAAATCAACCTGTCCCTCAGTCCGCACACTAg
- a CDS encoding NADPH-ferrihemoprotein reductase — MIPMILYASETGNAQDTAERVARAFRANGRAVTCLPMDEFPISALPHTYLLILITSTHGRGDPPPAMLPLWTAMLRSSLPEDILEDVHFALFGLGDSSYERFCYAGKMLLRRMEQLGATKMGEPAWGDERSPNGIEDAFLPWLQQTLDLYLPYLPLISPTFQTIESSALPSPIYKICPASTSKTVGHDLSLDRLSISFPIPNGRPAPVRVEDQARDKASTSRIKPDDWVWATLKKNIRITSKDWWQDVREIELEFDDPDTKPYLAGSICSLQPRSREDDVNMFLEMMELTSKADEVITIETLLDGVFARPLLSPLIVFSPLSSEQPLPSHLPPAGTPTTLRSLLTNHLDIRCSPRKSFFEWLRRLSTNEMERERLDEFIADPDEIHTYATRPSRTIVETLADFRFTRIPISHILEILPPLRRRQFSIASSWEDHPGKVQLLVALIDYKTNLKIPRKGLCSSWLNGLPVGTRIPIHIASPTLFLPQEPEIPIILVGPGTGVAPMRAFVEVRVRQGAAKNTSLYFGCRSSAADYFFESEWRGHREKGVKIQVAASRDQRERLYVQHLIKRDKEHVKDWIVDKKGWLFISGSSNTMPREVREAVAWCISKKGAGDMTEEESKAYVEQMFEDKRGGEESW, encoded by the exons ATGATTCCCATGATATTATACGCTTCAGAAACCGGAAATGCTCAAGATACAGCAGAGAGAGTGGCCCGCGCTTTTAGGGCAAATGGCAGAGCTGTCACCTGTCTCCCAATGGACGAGTTCCCCATTTCAGCCCTTCCACATACCTATCTCCTTATACTCATCACCTCAACCCACGGAAGAGGCGATCCACCTCCTGCTATGCTCCCTCTTTGGACGGCTATGTTGCGTTCATCATTACCGGAGGATATCCTGGAGGATGTTCATTTTGCCCTTTTTGGACTCGGGGATAGCAGTTACGAGCGCTTCTGCTATGCTGGGAAGATGTTACTGCGAAGGATGGAGCAATTGGGAGCTACGAAGATGGGTGAACCAGCTTGGGGGGATGAGAGGTCGCCAAATGG TATTGAGGACGCCTTTTTGCCTTGGCTCCAGCAAACTTTAGACCTCTATTTGCCTTATCTGCCGTTAATATCTCCAACTTTTCAAACTATAGAATCCAGCGCTCTACCTTCACCGATATACAAAATTTGCCCcgcttccacttccaaaACTGTTGGACATGACCTATCATTGGATCGCCTTTCAATCTCATTCCCTATTCCCAATGGCAGGCCTGCTCCCGTCCGAGTCGAAGATCAAGCCAGAGATAAAGCCTCAACCTCCAGAATCAAACCAGATGATTGGGTCTGGGCTACTCTCAAAAAGAATATCAGAATAACGAGCAAAGATTGGTGGCAAGATGTAAGAGAGATAGAGTTGGAGTTTGACGACCCTGATAC AAAACCCTATCTTGCCGGATCAATATGCTCTCTACAGCCCCGGTCTAGGGAGGATGACGTGAATATGTTTCTGGAAATGATGGAACTTACCTCAAAAGCGGATGAAGTCATTACTATAGAGACCCTTCTTGATGGTGTGTTCGCTCGACCTCTTTTGTCACCATTAATCGTTTTCtcacctctctcttcaGAGCAAcccctcccttcccatcttccaccgGCTGGCACTCCGACGACTTTACGTTCGCTGCTGACAAACCATCTCGACATACGATGTTCTCCCCGTAAAAGCTTTTTTGAGTGGTTACGACGTCTTAGCACAAACgaaatggagagagagCGTCTCGACGAATTTATAGCTGATCCA GATGAGATACATACATACGCGACTAGACCGTCACGCACGATAGTTGAGACACTAGCAGACTTTAGGTTCACTCGGATACCCATATCACATATCTTGGAGATactccctcctctccgaAGACGGCAGTTCTCAATTGCAAGCTCATGGGAA GACCATCCAGGCAAAGTCCAATTGCTCGTCGCTTTGATCGACTACAAAACCAATCTAAAAATCCCCAGGAAAGGTCTTTGCTCATCATGGCTCAATGGACTTCCTGTCG GTACCCGCATTCCAATACACATCGCTTCGCCAACTCTGTTCCTTCCTCAAGAACCTGAGATACCCATCATTCTTGTTGGTCCGGGGACGGGTGTTGCACCTATGAGGGCTTTCGTGGAGGTCCGAGTCAGGCAAGGTGCTGCCAAAA ATACGTCTCTTTACTTTGGCTGCCGATCATCTGCCGCAGACTATTTCTTCGAATCCGAATGGCGCGGACACCGCGAAAAGGGCGTCAAAATCCAAGTCGCGGCGAGTAGAGACCAAAGAGAAAGACTTTACGTGCAGCATTTGATAAAGAGGGATAAAGAACATGTAAAGGACTGGATTGTAGATAAGAAGGGGTGGCTGTTCATTTCTGG ATCATCTAATACGATGCCCCGCGAAGTGAGAGAGGCTGTAGCGTGGTGTATCTCCAAAAAAGGCGCAGGGGATatgacggaagaagaatcaaAGGCGTACGTGGAACAAATGTTTGAGGATAAACGGGGTGGCGAAGAGAGTTGGTAG
- a CDS encoding cysteine and glycine-rich protein yields the protein MMLGGAPKCESCNKTAYHAEQVMGPGRKIYHKLCLKCLNCGKRLDSGSLVEHDSQPYCQRCHVVLFGTRDLRHANVLPSIPSTPPKSTPPPSVMTPSYHRPASLTASYSPRPLPPSTEFYHPPPLRSTPPPEPATPTDPAIPITKPNFREQRPISVPFAGGAKALDDRGLLKKGESPRSKVGGRIIGDDMCGGCGKRVYAAEQVFSVGHKWHRWCLKCNKCKTTLDPSKVSDREGVPYCKNCYAKEFGPSGTLR from the exons ATGATGCTCGGAGGCGCTCCTAAATGCGAGAGCTGTAACAAGACAGCTTATCATGCCGAACAAGTCATGGGGCCAGGCCGAAAG ATTTATCATAAGCTATGTCTGAAATGTCTAAACTGTGGTAAAAGACTAGATTCTGGTAGCCTTGTTGAGCACGATTCCCAG CCGTACTGCCAGAGATGTCATGTTGTCTTGTTTGGAACAAGAG ACCTTCGACATGCCAACGTTCTtccctccatcccctcAACACCACCTAAATCAacccctcctccatctgTCATGACTCCTTCATATCACCGTCCTGCCTCTCTCACAGCCTCCTATTCCCCTCGTCCTCTACCTCCTTCAACAGAATTCTatcaccctcctccactaCGTTCTACGCCACCTCCCGAACCAGCAACTCCAACCGACCCCGCCATCCCCATTACTAAGCCCAATTTCAGAGAACAAAGACCGATCAGCGTACCCTTTGCTGGAGGTGCAAAAGCACTAGACGATAGAGGGTTACTGAAGAAAGGGGAGAGCCCAAGGAGTAAGGTGGGAGGGAGGATAATAGGGGATGATATGTGTGGAGGTTGCGGAAAGAGGGTTTATGCAGCGGAGCAG GTATTTTCCGTCGGGCATAAATGGCACAGATGGTGCTTGAAGTGTAATAAGTGCAAAACGACATTAGATCCGTCAAAAGTATCCGATAGAGAAGGCGTTCCTTACTGCAAGAATTGTTATGCCAAG GAATTCGGTCCCAGTGGTACTTTAAGATAA
- a CDS encoding esterase produces the protein MPSSTLPPSRPLPLRHLLETYTTSHPLRTPSPLPPSSRVDPKLRQRLPPPTSASPLLWTLPTWWLFIRFVFTKGIHIALALISHFLFGPKRPSWGYRMTFITSFMRNIADHSSLADIALIRRFISLHFLVPLPGDAVVTPITFTVPPRKAEQVARGFLRDLDVAETGSRQLSGEWVVGTEVWKRLRAEKRARQKKQRASPRYNLSPNEESPKQTKVEIEPEALKQKGKASERVIYYVHGGAYYVGNAATHRLVTIGVSKSCNARVFAITYRLAPEHVFPLPLHDVLLGYLRLLSPPLSIPPENIIIAGDSAGGGLSLALCMYLRDEGYRLPAGLVLMSPWVDLTMSCGSWDENADSDVVPRPETDDHLNPVGCYLGPEGIATYLTHPYASPLFGDFHGLPPMLIQSGDSEVLRDEITLVAHKATLAGVNVTHELYEDMVHVFQMFSFLPATMTAINNVGVWVRTTLPKIEKEQRQAAGMDKDQQEVGALDVDVTESMEEEIGKGNRVVAKDGQEIGVRSGRTEVMSEEIDATQDLSRQQASTSKKDFSRRTINEGPTVDTDSLAKLDSDSDSGSPTPTNSRLSSPSIAFPREPRTPPRHSDPFLDVQQDQSQSSQPHTLPRLRRVQTTVPMAFALSPPPNPLSSTRRRRPTTSSLLTSPSSSVYGQDTSYPASPTSSASARRRLRSGTLSFQPRPTTRIRSKSHSDIFNLVEGYVEGGAANETTVYAAGGEVKSVGVLGEDEEG, from the exons ATGCCATCCTCTACCCTTCCTCCGTCacgacctcttcctcttcgtcatctcctCGAGACATATACCACATCTCACCCCTTACGTACCCCgtcccctcttcctccatcgtCTCGAGTCGATCCAAAACTTCGCCAACGTTTGCCGCCACCTACATCTGCAAGCCCCCTTCTTTGGACTTTACCAACATGGTGGCTGTTCATCCGCTTTGTGTTCACGAAAGGCATACACATTGCGCTTGCCTTGatctcccattttctcttCGGGCCTAAGCGACCGAGCTGGGGATATCGAATGACCTTCATCACGTCCTTCATGCGGAACATCGCAGACCATTCTAGTTTGGCGGATATTGCGCTCATTAGGAGATTTATTTCACTGCACTTTTTAGTGCCTTTGCCGGGAGATGCGGTTGTAACTCCTATCACTTTCACTGTGCCCCCAAGAAAGGCAGAGCAGGTTGCTAGGGGCTTCTTGCGGGACCTGGATGTCGCAGAGACGGGAAGTCGTCAGCTTTCTGGGGAGTGGGTTGTCGGCACTGAGGtgtggaagaggctgagagcagagaagagggcgagACAGAAGAAACAACGTGCATCCCCCAGGTACAATCTCTCGCCAAACGAAGAAAGCCCGAAACAGACTAAAGTAGAGATCGAGCCTGAAGCTCTGAAGCAAAAGGGGAAGGCAAGCGAAAGAGTCATCTACTATGTGCATGGCGGGGCTTATTATGTGGGGAATGCTGCTACTCACAGGCTTGTCACTATTGGCGTGAGCAAATCTTGCAATGCCCGAGTGTTTG CCATAACATATCGCCTTGCGCCAGAGCATGtttttcctctcccccttcACGACGTTCTTTTAGGCTACTTGCGACTCTTatctcctcccctctccaTACCTCCAGAgaatatcatcatcgcaGGCGACTCTGCAGGCGGAGGCCTTAGTTTGGCGCTATGCATGTATCTTCGTGACGAAGGATACAGACTTCCAGCAGGTCTGGTATTAATGAGCCCTTGGGTGGATTTGACTATGAGCTGTGGGAGCTGGGATGAGAATGCAGACTCTGACGTAGTGCCTCGTCCCGAGACTGATG ATCATCTTAACCCAGTGGGATGTTATCTCGGTCCCGAAGGCATTGCCACCTACCTCACACATCCTTACGCGTCACCGCTATTTGGTGATTTCCACGGCTTACCCCCCATGCTCATCCAGTCTGGCGACTCTGAAGTCCTCCGAGATGAAATCACGCTCGTCGCGCACAAAGCTACTCTTGCAGGAGTCAACGTCACACATGAGCTATACGAAGATATGGTGCATGTTTTCCAAATGTTCTCGTTTTTACCTGCTACGATGACGGCAATCAACAACGTCGGTGTATGGGTTAGGACAACCTTGCCAAAGATAGAGAAGGAACAGAGGCAAGCAGCAGGTATGGATAAGGATCAGCAGGAGGTTGGAGCCCTCGATGTGGATGTGACAGAAAgtatggaagaggaaattgGGAAGGGCAATCGAGTTGTTGCCAAGGATGGCCAAGAGATTGGTGTACGAAGTGGGAGGACAGAGGTCATGTCTGAAGAGATCGATGCGACTCAAGATCTATCGAGGCAACAGGCGTCGACATCCAAGAAGGATTTCTCAAGGAGGACTATCAACGAGGGACCTACCGTTGATACGGACTCACTTGCAAAGTTGGACTCTGACTCTGACTCTGGCTCACCGACGCCTACAAACAGTCGACTTTCCTCACCGTCTATCGCCTTCCCCAGAGAACCCCGTACACCTCCACGTCATTCCGACCCATTCTTGGATGTACAACAAGATCAATCCCAGTCATCGCAGCCACATAcccttcctcgccttcgTCGAGTGCAAACAACTGTGCCTATGGCCTTTGCCCTCTCCCCACCTCCCAACCCATTATCATCAACGCGTCGTCGACGTCCCACAACCAGTTCTCTCCTcacttccccttcttcctccgtATACGGACAAGATACATCCTACCCTGCCTCTCCAACTTCATCAGCCTCTGCGCGGAGACGACTTCGTTCGGGCACActttctttccagcctCGCCCAACGACAAGAATAAGAAGTAAAAGTCATTCTGACATATTCAATCTGGTAGAAGGATATGTTGAGGGAGGAGCTGCGAATGAGACGACGGTGTATGCAGCTGGAGGGGAGGTTAAGAGTGTGGGTGTACtaggagaggatgaggaggggtAG